A stretch of DNA from Aurantiacibacter atlanticus:
TGGGAATCCTCAGATCTTTGCCGGAATTGGCGCGGGCTTCTGGTTTGTAGAAGCGGTGCTGCTCTGTGCTTCGATCAACGCGTCGAGCTTGGCGGAAATGTCGGCCAGCGTAGCGTTGCCTTCGGTAGAGCCAGCAAGCGCTGAAAACTGCGCCATCTGTGCCAGCATGTCCTTGTTATCCACTGGCTCGAGCGGATCCTGCTGCTGCAATTGAGTGGTCAGCAGGCGTAGAAAATCGCCCTGGTCGAGTGTGGACATGCCGGACGTCTTGGCTGTCACGGCAGCGGAAATGGTGCTGGGGGCGTTGATATCTTTAAGATTGCCCGAAAGCGTATTCGCATTGATTGTGGTCATCACTTGCTCCTGATGGTGTCGAGCATCAGCTGCTTGGCAGTCTGCATTGCCTCGACGAGGTTTTGATATTGGCGGGCGCTTTCCATGATCTCGACCATCTCGGCGCTTTCATCGACACCCGCTTCCCAGACATCGCCATTTTCGTCGGCAAGCGGGTGATCGGGATCTTGACGACGGATCGCGGCGGTTTCGGCCTGCCTCACTTCGGAAACGCGCACGCTGGAAAGGCCGCTGGCGGCGTCCAGCTCCTGCTGAAAGACGGCGCGCACGGGGCGATAAGCCTCAGCTTCGCTGCCTGCGACCGTGCCGGAGTTGGCGATGTTGGAGGCCGCCGCATTCATCCGGACCATCTGCGCGGACATGCCGCGCTGAACGACGTCGAACAGGCTTGTGGGTCCGCTCATTTCTATTCTCCCTTCAGCGCGCGCTTCACCGTTTCCACCCGTCCGGTCAGGAAGGTGAGAGTGGCGGAGTAGGCGACGGCGTTTTCAGCGAATTCCATCTGTTCATTGGCCAGCTCGACGGTGTTGCCATCCATCGAAGCCATCGTGGGAACACGGAAGCGGGCAGCACCCTCTATCGTGTCCTCGCGCGAGGTTCCGCCAAGGCGTGCCTCTAGCGCGGATGCAAAGTCGATATCGCGTGCCTGATATCCGGGCGTCGCCGCATTGGCGATGTTCGAGGTCAGCAGCCCCATGCGGTGCGAGCGCAATTCCAGCGCCGCGCCGTGAATGCCGAAAAGCCTATCGCTCATCATTACTATCCTTTCTGGCGAACGGCCGGGCCGTCCTCACGCGCTATGTTAAGCAAAGGGTGTGCCAACTCTACAATTGGGATGCGTTTCTGCGGGATCTTACGAGGAGGAACGGGGTCGGCGGCAAGGGCTTGCCGGATGCGGCAAACAGGTGCCGCCCTAAATCCCGCCGGTTGCCGGTCGTCCTGATGGCTGCAGGAAGGAGCGCTTATGGATTTTTCTCAGTTTTGGGATGCGGGCGGCGCGGCCATCGTGCTGGGCGGCACGCTCTTGGCCACCGTTCTGGCCAGCGGCAGGCGAGAGATGGTCGCTGCACTGGGCAGCATCGGCCAGCTTGGGCAAAAGCGCTTCGATTACGAAAAGACCCGTGCGGAAATCGCCTATGATGTGGAAATCATGCGCCACGATGGCGTGCTGCGCGGCCGCACGGTGCATACCTCCGACAGCGAAATTGCGCTTGTCACCGATGCGCTGATTCACGATCGCTCCATCCGTTCGCTGATCACGGCGCACGAAGGGTTTCAGCAGCGACGCGTCCGCAGCCGGGAAGCCGCGCTAACCCCCATTCGTCATGCGGCGGAAATGGCGCCCGTATTTGGCATGGCAGGTACGCTGTTCTCGCTTTCACAGATGCGGTTGGGGGAAGCGGCGGACATGCAATTGCTTGCTAGTATCGCCATGGCCATCCTCACCACACTTTACGGATTGCTGCTGGCCCATCTCGTCTTCAACCCGCTGGCGCAGCTCCTTGAAAGGCGCATGCTGGCCGAAGAGTCAGACCGGCAAAGACTGATTAACTGGCTGGCGATACAATTGCGGGAAAGTTGTCCGCCCTCGCCGGTGCAGATGGAGAAGGCTGGATGATGCGGGCGGCAGGCGGCAACTGGCTGGTTCCGCTCGCGGATCTGTCGCTGATCCTGTTCATCGTGACGGGCGGCGCATTGAATGCAAGCCTTGGTCGGCCCGAAGGTGCCGCGCCTGCCGAGGGTGTAGCAGCCGCGATCCATGTAGATGTTCCGGGCGCACCGCCGCTGGAGGAAATGCTGGCGGATCACGCCATATCAGAAGGCGAACGATTGACGGTGCTGGGTTATTACGCGCAGGGTGACCGTACCGATGTGGCCCAGCGGGCAGAGCGGCTGGCGGACGAGGCGATTGCGGCCGGCATAGAGCCGCGCGTGATCGTGCAGCCCGCTGCCGAAACATTGGTGATCGCGCGCTTCGCCCATGATGCCGATCCCGGATTGGCACGCGGCTTGCAGGTTATCGAGGAAGAATAGTCTTCAACGAAGCCGAGGCCCCTATGTCCTGTTGTAGAACACACCGTCTGATGCCAATCGCTCTTGCTGCCAATTTGCTGGCTATGCCCGTAGCGGCGCAACAGGGGCAGTTTGCCGATCCGTCCGCCATCGATGCCGAAGTCGCTGCCTTTACCGGCGCAGGTCTGGGCACGCCGGGCGGGGCGCGCCATCCGGTCGATCGCCGTTTGCGGCTGGCCCACTGCCAGCAGCCATTGGAGTTGGCCTGGCATGGACGCGGTGCAGACATGGTGCGGGTAGAATGCCCATCGGGTGCTGGTTGGCGCGTGTTTGTGCCCGTCAACGCTGGCAGCACCACCGCGCCTTCTGCTGCAATGGCCGCTGCGGCGCGTGCGGAACCGCAAGTAGTGGTGGAGCGCGGACAGGTGATGACGATCACCGTGGAAGGTCGTGGCTTTGCTGTTAGCCAGCAGGGGGAGGCCTTGGAAAATGGTGCTATCGGCAGCTGGATCCGCATCCGGCCAGAGGGAAATCGCGAAGTCATTCGCGCGCAGGTGCGAACGCCGCAGCGCGCCGTGATACCGCTGGGCTGAGAATAAACCTCAAGAAACCCTTAAACCTTCTCTCCGCCCGCCGTTCTGCAACTCAGACAACTTAAAAGGAGCGACGAATGTCCCTCTATGACGTATCGAAACTGAGCAGTATTGGGCCGCTTCGCAGCGCCACTCGCGAATTGCCGGGCGAAAAACCGGCGGTGGATGCAGAACGCGCAAATGGGGCAGTCGACGGGGGCGTAACGGTCCAGACCGGCGCGAAAGTCAGTGCAGGGGCAGCTCCGGTGGATGCCGAACGCGTGCAGGAAATTCGTCAGGCACTGCGCGAAGGCAATTACCCGCTTGTTCCTTCCCGGATTTCCGATGCGATTATTGCCGCGCGCCATATGTTGAGCGACTCACAATGAGCGGTGACAACACCCTGGCAGACAGCTTGCGGCAGATGCTTGCCGTTCTGGAAACAGAGCGGCAAGCGCTTGCCGCGCTTGATGTCGATGCGCTGACTCTCTCGACGCGCGACAAGGACGCGCTGTGCGTAGTGCTTGGATCGCAAGGCGGAGACGGCCTTGATCCCGAATGCCGCACGCTGGTGGCAGCCGCACGTCAGAAAAACGAGGTGAACCGCAAAGTGCGCAACTTGCTGGCTGCGAATGTCACAGCTCGGCTGGACGCGCTGACCGCGTCGCCCGGCACCTATGCTGACCCGCAGGCCCAGCGCATTTGACTAGGTAAGAATACCCTATACCGCGAAGTGGCACGCCCCTTGCTAAACTCTCTACAAAGAGAAACCGGCAAGGATACCGCAGCGGATGACAGACCGCATTTTCACTTCAGCAGCCGCGAGGCCGCCGCACGTCCCGTCCCAACCGCAAACTGCCATCGAGCAGGCCGCGCGGCGTACCGGTGTCGATTTCAGTTATCTGATGGCGCAGGCCCAGATCGAAAGCGGGATGAACCCGCAGGCAGAGGCGCGCACGTCCAGCGCCAGCGGGCTTTACCAGTTTATCGATCAGACTTGGCTTGCCACGATGGATCGGCATGGCGAGGCGCTGGGCTATGGCGACATGGCTCGAGCCATCGAAACGCGTGGCGGGCGGGCCAGCGTTACCGACCCGGCGATGCGCGATGCAATCATGAACCTGCGCTTCGATCCTTTGGCATCATCGCTGATGGCGGGCGCGCTGGCGACCGATAACCGCGCGGCGTTGCAAGATGTGCTTGACCGCGATCCCGATGCGAGCGAACTGTACCTCGCACATTTTCTAGGCGCTGGCGATGCGGCACGCTTTCTTTCCGTATTGACGACCGATCCGGATAGTTCGGCCACGACATTATTGCCACGTGCCGCCGCAGCCAATCGCGCGATCTTTCGTGAACCCACGGGCGGGGCGCGTTCTGTGGGTGATGTGATGGGCGTGATTCGCGGCCGTGTCGAACGCGCGATGCCCGCCGCCTTCGCCCCGCCACCGGCAACACCTGCAGCGCCGCCACCCGCTCGACCAGATCTTGGTGCGCCAATATATCCACTCGCGCCCGCCCATTCGCCACAGCCGCTGCGCTATGCCGCCATGTCCGACACCTTGCGCGACACATTCAGCCTGGTGGGCACGCAAGCGGGCGGCCCGGGGAGCGGCATCGCTGAGCCACATGCCCATATCCGCAAGGCCTATGCCCGGCTGGAGGCCTTTGGACTGTGAACCTGAAATTGCCTTCCAACTTGTCCGCCCTAGCATTGCCAGCTGGAATTCTGGCGTTGATCGCCATGATGGTGCTGCCGATCCCCACGGTGATGCTGGATATCTTTTTCGTTTTCAATATCGCGCTATCCATCGGCGTTCTAATGGCGGCGCTCTACGCCGCGAAACCGCTCGATTTCTCTGCTTTCCCCACCGTATTATTGTTTGCAACATTGTTGCGGCTTGCACTTAACGTCGCCTCTACCCGCATCGTGTTGGTGAACGGGCATGAGGGTGAAGGGGCCGCCGGGCAGGTAATCGAAAGCTTCGGTGCCTTCCTTGTAGGCGGCAATTTTGCCGTCGGGCTGTTCGTTTTCATCATCCTGCTGATTATCAATCTTGTCGTTATTACCAAGGGCGCGGGGCGCGTGTCCGAAGTCTCTGCGCGGTTCACGCTGGATGCCTTGCCGGGCAAGCAGATGGCGATCGACGCCGATATTGCTGCAGGTCTGATGACGGCGCAGGAAGCCAAGGCGCGCCGTGTCGAAGTTTCTACCGAGGCGGATTTCTACGGCGCGATGGATGGCGCCAGCAAGTTCGTGAAAGGCGATGCTATTGCCGCCATGTTGATCCTGGCGGTCAACATTTTCGCAGGCATCGGGCTTGGCATGATTGGCTATGGCATGAGCGCAAGCCAGGCTGCGGAAACCTTCATCACCCTGGCGGTTGGTGATGCACTGGTGGCGCAGGTGCCCGCGCTGCTGCTGTCTATTGCGGCTGCCGCCATCGTAACCCGTGTAGCCGATGCCAGCGACCTTGTTGGCCAGATCGGGCGGCAATTTTCCAATCCGGCCAGTTGGCTGCCTGTGGCGCTGGTGCTGTTTGCGATGGGCATGATCCCCGCCATGCCACAGATGGTGTTCCTTCCCGCCGCCGCACTGGCCTTCTGGCTTTACCGGACGCTGAAGAAGAAGCTGAATGCACCCATTGTCGATCCAGTGGAAGACGTGCTGGACGAGCCGCAGAAAATCGCCATCGCCGATGTCAGTGATCACACGCTGGTAACGCTGGAAATGGGTTATGGTCTGGTGCATCTGGTGGATGACGCCAAAGGTGCGCCGCTGGTCACCCGTGTTACTGGCGTGCGCAAGCAATTGAGCCAGACCTTCGGCTTTGTTGTGCCCCAGTTCCGTATTCGCGATTCACTCGAACTGCCCGCCAATGAATATCGCATAATGCTGGGCGGAGTGGAACTGGCGCGCGCAGAGGCGCGTCCTGATGCCGTACTGGCGATCGATACCGGAGAGGTCAGTCGCGACCATGGCCTGCACGGCCAGCCCACGACTGATCCCAGCTTCGGCTGTCCTGCCATCTGGATTGCACCCGCTGAAAAAGATCATGCCGTGGCGGAAGGTTTCCTTACCGTGTCAGCGGACACCGTCATCGCCACTCATCTGAACCACTTGTTGCAGGAACGCGCGCAGCAATTGCTGGGGCCGGAGGAAGTGCGCAGTATACTGGACGCAGTCAAGGAACGTGCACCGGGACTGGTGGAGGCGACCCACCCCGATCCGCTGTCGCTGGCCGCAATCACTCGAATGCTGCGTGCACTGCTGGCAGACGGGATCAGCCTGGCCCATCCGGTGCCCATCCTTTCCAGCCTGGCGCTGGGATTGCAGATCACCAAGGATTTCGATGCGCTGGTGGATTACGTCCGTGCCGACCTTGGCGGATGGCTGGTGGGGCAGGTGTGCCCACCCACGCAGGCGCTGGGCGTTCTGACGCTGGACGCGGAACTGGAAGGTGCGATCCTTGGCGGTATGAAAGATCCTGTTACGGGCCAGCCGGTGATCGAACCCGATTGCGCACGCATGATCGGTGATGCAGTTGCGGACCATCAGGCCCGCCATTCCGATCGCGGTTTGGCGCTGATCGTGCAGCCGCCTGCGCGCCGTGCGCTGGCTGCCCTGTTACGCCAACGCGCGCCTACCTGCCTGGTGCTTTCCATCACCGAACTGCCGCCCAGCCAATCTGTAGAGGTAATCGGTGTGATCGGTGGACGGCAGGAAACACCCGCCCCGCCACAATTGCCTGATGCATCGCATGAAGAGGTGCTTGCCGCATGAAACATGAGTCTTCCGCTTCTGCCGCTGCTGCCTACCAAAGCTTCGACATTGTCAGCGACCGCGTAAAGCGGTTCGTGCCGATGGTGCGCAAGGCCGCCTGGCATATCAACGGTGCGGGCCGCGAAGGCATTGAGATCGAGGATTTGATGCAAGCGGGCTTCATTGCGCTCACAGAAGCGGCGCGAAATCATG
This window harbors:
- the flgB gene encoding flagellar basal body rod protein FlgB, encoding MSDRLFGIHGAALELRSHRMGLLTSNIANAATPGYQARDIDFASALEARLGGTSREDTIEGAARFRVPTMASMDGNTVELANEQMEFAENAVAYSATLTFLTGRVETVKRALKGE
- the flgC gene encoding flagellar basal body rod protein FlgC, with the protein product MSGPTSLFDVVQRGMSAQMVRMNAAASNIANSGTVAGSEAEAYRPVRAVFQQELDAASGLSSVRVSEVRQAETAAIRRQDPDHPLADENGDVWEAGVDESAEMVEIMESARQYQNLVEAMQTAKQLMLDTIRSK
- a CDS encoding flagellar biosynthesis anti-sigma factor FlgM, which produces MSLYDVSKLSSIGPLRSATRELPGEKPAVDAERANGAVDGGVTVQTGAKVSAGAAPVDAERVQEIRQALREGNYPLVPSRISDAIIAARHMLSDSQ
- a CDS encoding flagellar biosynthesis protein FlhA yields the protein MMVLPIPTVMLDIFFVFNIALSIGVLMAALYAAKPLDFSAFPTVLLFATLLRLALNVASTRIVLVNGHEGEGAAGQVIESFGAFLVGGNFAVGLFVFIILLIINLVVITKGAGRVSEVSARFTLDALPGKQMAIDADIAAGLMTAQEAKARRVEVSTEADFYGAMDGASKFVKGDAIAAMLILAVNIFAGIGLGMIGYGMSASQAAETFITLAVGDALVAQVPALLLSIAAAAIVTRVADASDLVGQIGRQFSNPASWLPVALVLFAMGMIPAMPQMVFLPAAALAFWLYRTLKKKLNAPIVDPVEDVLDEPQKIAIADVSDHTLVTLEMGYGLVHLVDDAKGAPLVTRVTGVRKQLSQTFGFVVPQFRIRDSLELPANEYRIMLGGVELARAEARPDAVLAIDTGEVSRDHGLHGQPTTDPSFGCPAIWIAPAEKDHAVAEGFLTVSADTVIATHLNHLLQERAQQLLGPEEVRSILDAVKERAPGLVEATHPDPLSLAAITRMLRALLADGISLAHPVPILSSLALGLQITKDFDALVDYVRADLGGWLVGQVCPPTQALGVLTLDAELEGAILGGMKDPVTGQPVIEPDCARMIGDAVADHQARHSDRGLALIVQPPARRALAALLRQRAPTCLVLSITELPPSQSVEVIGVIGGRQETPAPPQLPDASHEEVLAA
- a CDS encoding flagella basal body P-ring formation protein FlgA, translating into MPIALAANLLAMPVAAQQGQFADPSAIDAEVAAFTGAGLGTPGGARHPVDRRLRLAHCQQPLELAWHGRGADMVRVECPSGAGWRVFVPVNAGSTTAPSAAMAAAARAEPQVVVERGQVMTITVEGRGFAVSQQGEALENGAIGSWIRIRPEGNREVIRAQVRTPQRAVIPLG
- a CDS encoding transglycosylase SLT domain-containing protein — its product is MTDRIFTSAAARPPHVPSQPQTAIEQAARRTGVDFSYLMAQAQIESGMNPQAEARTSSASGLYQFIDQTWLATMDRHGEALGYGDMARAIETRGGRASVTDPAMRDAIMNLRFDPLASSLMAGALATDNRAALQDVLDRDPDASELYLAHFLGAGDAARFLSVLTTDPDSSATTLLPRAAAANRAIFREPTGGARSVGDVMGVIRGRVERAMPAAFAPPPATPAAPPPARPDLGAPIYPLAPAHSPQPLRYAAMSDTLRDTFSLVGTQAGGPGSGIAEPHAHIRKAYARLEAFGL
- a CDS encoding MotA/TolQ/ExbB proton channel family protein → MDFSQFWDAGGAAIVLGGTLLATVLASGRREMVAALGSIGQLGQKRFDYEKTRAEIAYDVEIMRHDGVLRGRTVHTSDSEIALVTDALIHDRSIRSLITAHEGFQQRRVRSREAALTPIRHAAEMAPVFGMAGTLFSLSQMRLGEAADMQLLASIAMAILTTLYGLLLAHLVFNPLAQLLERRMLAEESDRQRLINWLAIQLRESCPPSPVQMEKAG
- a CDS encoding flagellar hook assembly protein FlgD, producing MTTINANTLSGNLKDINAPSTISAAVTAKTSGMSTLDQGDFLRLLTTQLQQQDPLEPVDNKDMLAQMAQFSALAGSTEGNATLADISAKLDALIEAQSSTASTNQKPAPIPAKI